The proteins below are encoded in one region of Reichenbachiella sp. 5M10:
- the leuC gene encoding 3-isopropylmalate dehydratase large subunit, producing the protein MGKTLFDKVWDSHVVKKIEGGPDVVFIDRHMVHEVTSPVAFLGLKNRGLKVLHPEKTFATADHNTPTINQHLPVEDPLSASQLKALETNAKEHGISHWGLGHEKNGIVHVVGPEYGITQPGATIVCGDSHTSTHGAFGAIAFGIGTSEVEMVLSSQCIMQPKPKKMRINVNGTLQKGVSPKDVALYIISKLTTSGATGYFVEYAGDVFENMTMEGRMTVCNLSIEMGARGGMIAPDETTFEYVKGREFTPSGAAWDKAMAYWETLKTDADASFDQEYTYDASDIEPMITYGTNPGMGMGISKNIPNAADLDGGVSTYEKSLGYMNFNQGDSMIGKKIDYVFLGSCTNGRIEDFRAFAELVKGKKKADHVTAWLVPGSHKVEAAIKEEGLLDILTEAGFELREPGCSACLAMNDDKVPAGKLAVSTSNRNFEGRQGPGSRTLLASPLVAAASAVNGVVSDPRELIA; encoded by the coding sequence ATGGGCAAGACGTTGTTTGACAAAGTGTGGGATTCGCACGTAGTTAAAAAGATTGAAGGAGGACCAGACGTTGTGTTTATCGATAGACACATGGTACACGAAGTGACTAGTCCAGTTGCTTTTCTAGGATTGAAAAATAGAGGCTTGAAAGTTTTACATCCAGAGAAAACTTTTGCGACAGCTGATCACAACACACCGACGATCAACCAACACCTGCCTGTGGAGGATCCATTGTCTGCGAGTCAATTGAAGGCCTTGGAAACCAACGCGAAGGAGCATGGAATCTCTCACTGGGGCCTGGGACATGAGAAAAACGGTATTGTACATGTGGTAGGGCCTGAGTATGGTATCACTCAGCCTGGTGCTACGATCGTATGTGGAGACTCGCATACTTCTACGCACGGTGCATTCGGTGCGATCGCTTTCGGTATCGGTACATCGGAGGTGGAGATGGTGCTCTCGTCGCAGTGTATCATGCAGCCTAAACCAAAGAAAATGAGAATCAACGTCAACGGTACGCTACAAAAAGGAGTGTCACCAAAAGACGTTGCCCTTTATATCATCTCTAAGCTGACGACTTCTGGTGCTACAGGGTACTTCGTAGAATATGCTGGTGATGTGTTTGAAAACATGACCATGGAAGGTCGTATGACTGTATGTAACCTATCGATTGAGATGGGAGCACGCGGAGGTATGATTGCACCAGACGAAACTACCTTCGAATACGTCAAAGGCAGAGAGTTTACTCCATCAGGAGCTGCGTGGGACAAAGCCATGGCTTATTGGGAGACCTTGAAGACAGATGCAGACGCGTCGTTTGATCAAGAATATACCTACGATGCGAGTGATATAGAGCCGATGATTACCTATGGTACCAATCCAGGTATGGGTATGGGTATCAGCAAGAATATCCCGAATGCAGCGGACCTGGATGGCGGTGTGTCTACTTACGAAAAGTCACTGGGATACATGAATTTCAACCAAGGAGACTCGATGATTGGTAAGAAAATCGACTATGTATTCCTCGGTAGCTGTACCAACGGCCGAATCGAAGATTTTCGTGCATTTGCCGAACTCGTCAAAGGAAAGAAAAAGGCCGATCACGTGACGGCATGGTTGGTTCCAGGCTCACACAAGGTAGAGGCTGCTATCAAAGAAGAAGGGCTTTTGGATATCTTGACCGAAGCAGGTTTCGAATTGAGAGAGCCAGGTTGTTCGGCATGTCTCGCGATGAACGATGATAAAGTGCCAGCGGGTAAACTCGCCGTGAGTACGTCCAACCGTAACTTCGAAGGGAGACAAGGGCCAGGCTCTAGAACACTATTGGCGAGCCCATTAGTTGCCGCTGCTTCTGCTGTAAACGGTGTAGTGAGTGACCCGAGAGAGTTGATCGCTTAA
- a CDS encoding TonB-dependent receptor produces MRDLVMLSAFLLMGNGAWGQSVLEGKVIDDQTREILIGATVEIHELNQGMITDVDGEFRFENVREASYHLHVSYVGYRAVTVLVDSDDLSTYLIVPLSQTSLELSEIVVESNYYKNGPKEQTLSMEMLDSEYLMKNQRGSFVNSLEDLPGVSAISTGVGIAKPVIRGMGFNRVIVNDKGVKQEGQQWGGDHGLEIDMFDPGRVEVIKGPGSLMYGSDGLGGVINIFPPAIPQQQGLSGGFQMLYKTNNQLVGTSTHIQGRKKDWVYRVRLSTQDFGDYRVPADEFNYNGTIYNIYDEHLKNTAGKERDVSLMLGVKKYWGYSTLTLSNFHQEVGLFAGAVGIPSAVLLLPDGDNRNLDKPKQQTNHFKIISNTNLLLGKNWLELDIGYQYNLRKEISNPHTGQVVIGDSDLALRLDLQTFTLNGRYFLHKSKKRSSILGVQGQYQVNRKGGFEHLIPDFHSSAIGVFHYEEYTVQDRWTMTGGVRLDYANRNIDAYEQPIYDQNQDVVRYYERNPDVSKWFLNYSAALGVSYYPTSSFNTKLNLGTSYKVPTATEMSINGIHHGTFRHELGDAELITERGFQADVSLSYQQTNLSLVVTPYASFFKDYIYLAPSALFSNNLDPDAFYESTQVYQYQQNDVFYAGTEVSVEYHPIQALHWKVALEYIYNYNLDTYLPLPLTPPPSLFSDLEYEFALRGACVKTLEFGFNGKWVLDQNRVDRNERATEGYFVLGANVNTQIAWGTTQLRVFFSVNNLLDQEYFNHLSRYRLLNLPEQGRNFSVSVHVPFGKKQLNK; encoded by the coding sequence ATGAGGGATTTGGTGATGCTAAGTGCATTCCTTTTGATGGGGAACGGTGCATGGGGGCAGTCGGTGTTGGAGGGTAAGGTAATTGATGATCAGACCAGAGAAATACTCATAGGTGCTACGGTAGAGATTCATGAACTCAATCAGGGGATGATTACTGATGTGGATGGCGAATTTCGGTTCGAGAACGTTCGTGAGGCTAGTTATCATCTCCATGTCAGTTATGTGGGGTATCGAGCGGTGACTGTATTGGTGGACTCTGATGACCTGTCTACATATCTGATTGTGCCTTTGTCTCAAACCTCCCTCGAGTTGAGTGAGATTGTCGTAGAGTCCAATTACTACAAAAATGGTCCGAAAGAGCAGACTCTGTCTATGGAGATGCTTGATTCGGAATATTTGATGAAAAATCAGAGAGGTTCTTTTGTCAACTCTCTAGAAGACCTTCCTGGAGTCAGTGCTATCAGTACCGGTGTGGGTATTGCTAAACCTGTGATACGTGGAATGGGGTTCAATCGTGTGATCGTCAATGACAAAGGAGTCAAACAAGAAGGTCAGCAGTGGGGGGGGGACCATGGCTTGGAAATTGACATGTTTGACCCAGGCAGAGTAGAGGTAATCAAAGGGCCAGGTTCGCTGATGTATGGGTCCGATGGACTCGGTGGTGTGATCAATATTTTCCCTCCAGCTATCCCTCAGCAGCAAGGCCTGTCAGGAGGTTTTCAGATGCTGTACAAAACCAATAATCAGCTTGTGGGGACATCCACTCATATTCAAGGGAGGAAGAAGGATTGGGTGTATCGGGTGCGCTTGAGTACGCAGGATTTTGGGGATTACCGTGTACCCGCAGATGAGTTCAATTACAACGGCACCATCTACAATATCTATGACGAGCACCTCAAGAATACCGCAGGTAAGGAGCGTGACGTGAGTCTGATGTTGGGTGTGAAAAAATATTGGGGGTATTCTACCTTGACTCTGAGCAATTTTCATCAGGAGGTGGGTTTGTTTGCTGGAGCAGTGGGCATACCTAGTGCAGTATTGTTGTTGCCCGATGGCGATAATAGGAATCTAGATAAGCCAAAGCAGCAAACGAACCATTTCAAAATCATCTCCAATACCAACTTGCTGCTCGGGAAGAACTGGTTGGAACTGGATATAGGCTATCAGTATAACCTGAGAAAGGAAATATCTAACCCTCACACAGGGCAGGTTGTGATTGGGGATTCAGATCTTGCACTGCGTCTGGATTTGCAGACTTTCACATTAAATGGGCGGTACTTTTTGCACAAGAGCAAGAAGCGTAGCAGTATCCTAGGAGTCCAAGGACAGTATCAGGTCAATCGAAAGGGAGGGTTTGAGCATTTGATTCCTGATTTTCATTCTTCCGCCATTGGTGTGTTTCACTACGAAGAGTATACAGTACAAGACCGATGGACTATGACAGGTGGGGTACGACTAGATTATGCCAATCGAAACATAGACGCTTATGAGCAACCGATCTATGACCAAAATCAAGATGTGGTGAGATACTATGAGAGAAATCCTGATGTTAGTAAATGGTTCCTCAATTATTCTGCGGCGTTGGGGGTGTCTTATTATCCTACTAGTTCGTTCAATACCAAACTCAATCTAGGGACAAGCTACAAGGTGCCAACAGCTACGGAGATGAGTATCAATGGTATCCATCACGGGACATTTCGTCACGAACTCGGTGATGCAGAATTGATTACCGAGCGAGGATTTCAAGCTGATGTGAGTTTGAGCTATCAGCAGACCAATTTAAGTCTTGTGGTTACTCCTTATGCATCTTTCTTCAAGGATTACATTTACCTGGCTCCTTCGGCTTTGTTTTCCAACAATCTCGATCCGGATGCCTTTTACGAAAGCACGCAAGTCTACCAGTATCAGCAGAATGATGTGTTTTATGCAGGGACAGAAGTATCCGTCGAGTATCACCCGATACAAGCACTGCATTGGAAAGTAGCCTTGGAATATATATACAACTACAACCTCGATACGTATCTGCCTTTGCCATTGACACCACCTCCGTCGCTGTTTTCGGATTTGGAGTACGAGTTTGCACTCAGAGGAGCATGTGTCAAAACACTAGAGTTTGGATTCAATGGCAAATGGGTGTTGGATCAAAACCGAGTGGATCGCAACGAACGAGCCACAGAAGGTTACTTCGTGTTGGGAGCGAATGTCAATACGCAAATAGCATGGGGAACGACTCAGTTGCGTGTGTTTTTTAGTGTCAACAACTTATTGGATCAAGAATATTTTAATCACCTGAGTAGATATCGTCTACTCAATTTGCCAGAGCAGGGGCGAAACTTCTCTGTATCTGTGCATGTGCCATTTGGAAAAAAACAACTAAATAAATAA
- a CDS encoding SDR family oxidoreductase has protein sequence MRSIENKTALITGGTKGIGYGIAEAMLKANMKVAITGRNQEGVNKALADLSKHGEAVGIVADVRDAAALRAATDLIVKQWGQLDVVIANAGVGHFGSITELTDEQWNETIDINLTGVFNTVRATIPALKDTKGYIFTIASLAGANFFAKGTAYNASKFGLVGFTQAMMLDLRHEGINVSTIMPGSVATYFNNHTPNEEDHWKIQIEDLGQMVVDMLKLDPRTLPSKIEVRPSQPPVK, from the coding sequence ATGAGATCAATAGAAAATAAAACAGCCCTAATCACGGGAGGCACAAAAGGAATAGGGTATGGTATTGCAGAAGCCATGCTCAAAGCCAACATGAAAGTAGCCATCACAGGGCGAAACCAAGAAGGAGTAAACAAAGCTCTCGCTGATTTGTCTAAACATGGAGAAGCTGTAGGCATCGTCGCTGACGTACGGGATGCTGCAGCTCTACGTGCTGCGACGGACCTGATAGTCAAACAATGGGGGCAACTCGATGTGGTCATTGCCAACGCAGGAGTAGGACACTTCGGATCAATCACCGAACTCACCGACGAGCAATGGAACGAAACAATAGACATCAATTTGACCGGGGTATTCAACACAGTCAGAGCTACCATTCCTGCACTCAAAGACACGAAGGGATACATCTTCACCATCGCAAGTTTAGCAGGAGCGAACTTCTTCGCAAAAGGCACTGCTTACAACGCGAGCAAGTTTGGATTGGTTGGTTTCACTCAAGCCATGATGCTAGATCTCCGACACGAGGGCATCAATGTATCCACCATCATGCCTGGCTCTGTCGCTACCTACTTCAACAACCACACACCAAACGAAGAGGATCATTGGAAAATTCAAATCGAAGACCTTGGACAAATGGTAGTAGATATGCTAAAACTCGACCCAAGAACTCTCCCTTCCAAAATAGAAGTGAGACCAAGTCAGCCTCCAGTAAAATAG
- a CDS encoding DUF4625 domain-containing protein, which yields MKKNFWIALFAVTMISACESDDNTPDLTAPVIEMEEPFPGDSFAAGWTMHVLGEITDDEGLASYNITIHDDFDGHTHGRVLEAFSYDQSFVASGTMQEIDQEIEITETATAGPYHFVVQAIDEAGNTTSFADGSTIESEIWITNDEMALIHFEDANGTEVDEYEAELGVSLAFYGHIEDQEGALDHVDIQVGHVEESEEHDHSHERVLEDAIYDEEFEVEGATSVTIESLLANANIVVTQSDLDALEEGEHLYLIITVKDEDGNYSKNQIAIHFD from the coding sequence ATGAAAAAGAACTTTTGGATTGCCCTATTTGCTGTCACGATGATCTCAGCTTGTGAATCGGATGACAATACCCCTGATTTGACCGCTCCAGTGATTGAGATGGAAGAGCCCTTTCCAGGGGATAGTTTTGCTGCGGGTTGGACTATGCATGTTCTCGGAGAGATTACTGACGATGAGGGGTTAGCGAGTTATAATATTACGATTCATGATGATTTCGATGGGCACACACATGGTCGTGTGTTGGAGGCGTTTAGTTACGATCAGAGCTTCGTTGCGTCAGGGACTATGCAGGAAATCGATCAGGAAATTGAAATTACTGAGACTGCTACTGCAGGTCCTTATCACTTTGTGGTACAAGCCATCGATGAAGCAGGTAATACTACGAGTTTTGCAGATGGGTCGACCATAGAAAGTGAAATATGGATTACAAATGATGAAATGGCTCTCATTCATTTTGAAGATGCCAATGGAACCGAGGTAGACGAGTATGAGGCAGAGTTGGGAGTGTCACTTGCTTTTTATGGACACATAGAAGACCAAGAAGGTGCGCTAGACCATGTGGATATACAGGTAGGACATGTCGAAGAAAGTGAAGAACACGATCATAGTCATGAACGTGTACTGGAAGATGCCATATATGACGAAGAGTTTGAGGTGGAGGGTGCAACGAGCGTTACTATCGAATCATTACTCGCGAATGCGAATATCGTGGTGACTCAGTCGGATCTTGATGCACTCGAAGAGGGTGAACACCTCTATTTGATCATCACTGTCAAAGATGAAGATGGCAATTATTCCAAAAATCAGATTGCCATTCATTTCGATTGA
- a CDS encoding SulP family inorganic anion transporter, whose amino-acid sequence MSKSNKSGLLSNLGSDFPASFVVFLVAVPLCLGIALASGAPLFSGIIAGIIGGIVVGSISGSHLGVSGPAAGLAVIVLNSITDLGGFENFLLAVVIAGVIQVLMGIAKAGVIGYYLPSSVIKGMLSGIGLIIILKQIPHLFGYDDDPEGDLGFFQPDGHNTFSELLYTLDNFTPGAVVIGLSALAILILWDRPFMKKMQFTKYINGPLIVVLSGIGLNMAFQNNAFFSLAGEHVVNIPVSKSFGEFTEMFATPNWGMFADKKIYVVAFTIAVVASLETLLSVEAADKLDPQRRVTPTNRELIAQGVGNSLSGLIGGLPVTQVIVRSSANVQSGGRTKASTIMHGVLMLICVVIIPQVLNLIPLASLAAVLIMVGYKLVKPSMFKEIYFTGRAQFYSYITTVLGLVFTDLLMGIGMGLVVAIMFILWNNFKTPYHFDPNKIKPNEPIKIPLSDNVSFLNKASMIKTFGLIPDGSEVIIDATRTTDIHWDVLELIDDFKISSKSRGITLSFLGFEKFDTKIQRAET is encoded by the coding sequence ATGAGTAAGTCAAATAAGTCAGGGTTATTGTCCAATTTGGGTAGTGACTTTCCGGCAAGTTTTGTGGTTTTTTTAGTAGCGGTACCGCTTTGTTTGGGTATTGCCTTGGCCTCTGGAGCCCCCTTGTTTTCAGGGATCATTGCGGGGATCATTGGAGGGATAGTGGTAGGTTCTATCAGTGGTTCACACTTAGGAGTGAGTGGTCCTGCGGCGGGACTGGCCGTCATAGTGCTCAATTCGATTACGGATTTGGGAGGGTTCGAAAATTTCTTGCTCGCAGTAGTGATTGCGGGCGTGATCCAGGTGCTGATGGGAATAGCCAAGGCCGGTGTGATAGGATATTATTTACCTTCTTCTGTGATCAAAGGAATGCTGTCCGGTATTGGTTTGATTATTATTTTGAAGCAAATTCCTCACTTGTTTGGGTACGATGATGACCCAGAAGGTGACTTAGGTTTCTTTCAGCCTGATGGGCACAATACCTTTTCTGAATTGCTTTATACGTTAGACAACTTCACACCAGGGGCAGTGGTGATTGGTCTTTCGGCTCTCGCTATATTGATTTTGTGGGACCGTCCATTTATGAAGAAAATGCAGTTTACCAAATATATCAATGGGCCGTTGATTGTTGTGCTGTCTGGTATTGGTTTAAATATGGCTTTTCAAAACAATGCGTTTTTCTCGTTGGCTGGAGAGCATGTTGTCAATATACCAGTCTCAAAATCATTTGGGGAATTTACCGAGATGTTTGCGACACCAAACTGGGGGATGTTTGCAGATAAGAAAATTTATGTTGTAGCCTTTACTATAGCGGTTGTAGCCAGTTTGGAGACACTGTTGAGTGTAGAGGCAGCGGACAAGTTGGACCCACAGCGGCGGGTGACCCCTACCAATCGCGAGCTAATCGCACAGGGAGTAGGCAATTCTCTTTCAGGATTGATTGGTGGTCTGCCTGTGACACAAGTGATTGTACGCAGCTCAGCCAATGTGCAATCTGGTGGACGTACCAAGGCATCTACCATCATGCATGGTGTATTGATGCTGATCTGTGTGGTGATCATTCCTCAAGTGCTCAATTTGATTCCACTTGCTAGTTTGGCTGCTGTCCTTATTATGGTGGGGTACAAACTTGTCAAACCTTCCATGTTCAAAGAAATTTATTTCACGGGCAGAGCTCAATTTTACTCGTATATCACCACCGTGCTAGGATTGGTATTCACAGACTTGCTCATGGGGATTGGTATGGGGCTCGTGGTGGCTATTATGTTTATTTTGTGGAATAATTTTAAGACACCGTATCATTTCGACCCCAATAAGATCAAGCCAAATGAGCCAATTAAGATTCCACTTTCAGACAACGTGAGCTTTCTCAACAAGGCAAGTATGATCAAGACTTTTGGGTTGATTCCCGACGGTAGTGAGGTCATCATCGATGCGACACGTACTACTGATATACATTGGGATGTATTGGAGCTAATTGATGATTTTAAAATCAGCAGCAAGAGCAGAGGGATTACTTTGTCTTTTCTAGGGTTTGAAAAATTTGATACCAAAATCCAACGTGCGGAAACGTAA
- a CDS encoding Fur family transcriptional regulator gives MLKDHGLRVTDCRLDVLSIFKASKHALTSRHLEDELTGYDRVTLFRTLNSFIENGVVHKIPDDSGIARYGICDEQCAPKDHHHDHVHFKCTDCGHVDCLPNYSVPHMDIPGYLIHETKMIMNGLCKSCYSK, from the coding sequence ATGCTCAAAGATCATGGTCTGAGAGTGACTGATTGCCGCCTTGATGTACTTTCTATCTTCAAAGCGTCTAAACACGCTTTGACTTCTCGTCACTTAGAAGATGAGTTGACAGGGTACGATCGTGTGACATTGTTTCGAACGCTAAACTCCTTCATCGAAAATGGCGTGGTACACAAGATACCGGATGATTCGGGAATTGCTCGCTATGGGATTTGCGATGAACAATGCGCACCTAAGGATCATCACCACGATCATGTACACTTCAAATGTACGGATTGTGGCCATGTCGATTGTTTGCCCAATTATAGTGTTCCGCACATGGATATCCCAGGGTATCTCATACATGAGACCAAGATGATAATGAACGGGTTGTGTAAATCTTGTTATTCCAAGTAG
- a CDS encoding group III truncated hemoglobin: protein MRKSDITSRQDIELLVNAFYSKVREHDMLGPIFNGVIQDWPEHLSKLADFWETNLLYVQKFQGNPMRAHLEVDAKYNHSISQEHFGNWLQLWFETLDALFEGEKAILAKERARNVAHITFMRLFQARQAKSPQ, encoded by the coding sequence ATGAGGAAGAGTGATATCACATCGAGACAAGATATAGAGTTATTGGTCAATGCCTTTTACAGTAAGGTACGTGAGCATGACATGCTTGGTCCGATTTTCAATGGAGTGATTCAGGATTGGCCAGAGCATTTGTCTAAGCTTGCGGATTTTTGGGAAACCAACCTGTTGTATGTGCAGAAGTTTCAGGGCAATCCGATGAGGGCACATCTAGAGGTCGATGCAAAATACAATCACTCGATTTCGCAGGAGCATTTTGGCAATTGGCTACAGCTGTGGTTCGAGACCTTGGACGCACTGTTCGAAGGAGAGAAGGCGATTCTTGCCAAAGAACGTGCACGCAACGTGGCACACATTACATTCATGCGCTTGTTTCAGGCGAGGCAAGCCAAATCCCCACAATAA